In one window of Methanosarcina vacuolata Z-761 DNA:
- the radC gene encoding RadC family protein → MEINKVRIHDIPEEERPRERLIRNGPESLSNAELLGVILRTGSNKENVVSLSSRIFSEYSIKQLSLANVSRLMKVHGVGKAKAAQIAAVFELARRLETFVDEPKRKVCSPKDVYTLMYPKMREQKKEKFITLCLDTKNQILKEEVISIGSLNASIVHPREVFKSALMESSASVIMVHNHPSGDPSPSREDIMVTEKMVEGGKLLGIDVLDHIIIGEGRYISLKDEGFVR, encoded by the coding sequence ATGGAAATAAATAAGGTCAGAATTCACGATATCCCTGAAGAGGAACGCCCAAGAGAGAGGCTTATTCGAAACGGGCCGGAATCGCTTTCGAACGCAGAACTGCTTGGAGTTATCCTGAGGACAGGGTCAAATAAAGAGAATGTTGTCAGTCTGTCCAGCCGAATATTTTCAGAATACAGCATCAAGCAGCTTAGTCTTGCAAATGTTTCAAGGCTTATGAAGGTTCATGGGGTAGGAAAGGCAAAAGCTGCCCAGATAGCTGCGGTTTTCGAACTTGCCCGCCGGCTTGAGACTTTTGTGGATGAGCCAAAAAGAAAAGTTTGCTCGCCAAAGGATGTATATACACTCATGTATCCTAAAATGCGCGAACAAAAAAAAGAAAAATTTATAACACTTTGCCTTGATACAAAAAATCAGATCCTAAAAGAAGAAGTCATATCTATCGGCAGCTTGAATGCGAGTATTGTTCATCCGCGTGAAGTTTTCAAGTCCGCCCTTATGGAATCATCAGCATCGGTAATCATGGTACATAATCATCCTTCAGGGGACCCAAGTCCTAGCCGAGAAGACATAATGGTTACTGAGAAAATGGTAGAAGGAGGAAAACTCCTTGGAATTGACGTGCTTGATCATATTATTATCGGGGAAGGGAGATACATAAGCCTCAAAGATGAAGGCTTTGTAAGATGA